In a genomic window of Heterodontus francisci isolate sHetFra1 chromosome 21, sHetFra1.hap1, whole genome shotgun sequence:
- the LOC137381057 gene encoding probable G-protein coupled receptor 139, which produces MNDEKLNWSSHKNSMATRAVNLLTIRILSRGKCGLSKCVTRYLVAMAAADLLVIILDLILRHIPIVYWEQFQFLQSISVCNIHAILLYAATDCSVWFTVTFTFDRFVAICCQKLKSKYCRERTSAVVLGTVTVLSCLKNIIWYFTFTGRYLLLNVPWFCHVTMDGYVAYVSGTIELLHNILTPCVPFVVILLLNALTIRHIIVSSRGRRRLRHHSSGESRRDTEMKSRRKSIMLLLVISGNFILLWAMFMVYSIWWRMRYLGSVFVFLPEFLRELGFMLQLLSCCTNTAIDAVTQTQFREQLKNMLKSPFTTFVKFIQ; this is translated from the exons ATgaatgacgagaaactgaactggagtagccataaaaatagcatggctacaagagcag ttaacttactGACGATTAGGATCCTGTCTCGGGGGAAATGTGGTCTCTCCaagtgtgtcactcgctacctggtggccatggcagcggcggatctactggtcattatcctcgacctaatattgaggcacattcctattgtttattgggaacagtttcagttcctgcaaTCCAtctccgtgtgtaatatccacgctatcctgctttacgcagccacagactgttctgtctggttcaccgtcactttcacctttgatcgatttgtggccatttgttgccagaagctgaaaagtaaatattgcagggaGAGAAcgtcggctgtggttctgggaacagtgactgtgctgagctgtttgaagaaCATCATCTGGTATTTTACATTCACAGGTCGGTATTTGCTGCTGAACGTACCGTGGTTTTGTCATGTAACAATGGATGGTTATGTCGCttatgtctcaggaacaatagagctcctccataacattctaacacCATGTgttccatttgtggtgattctgctgctcaacgctctcaccatcagacacattatagtgagcagcagaggacgcaggagactcagacatcacagcagtggggagagtcgcagagacacaGAGAtgaagagtcgaaggaaatccattatgTTGCTGTTAGTTATATCGGGGAATTTCATTCTATTGTGGGCAATGTTtatggtgtattcgatatggtgGCGGATGAGGTATTTGGGCTCTGTGTTTGTTTTTCTACCTGAgtttctgcgggaattgggcttcatgctgcagctcctgagttgctgcacaaacactgctatTGATGCCGTGACTCAgacacagttcagagagcagttgaagaatatgcTGAAATCTCCCTTCACTACatttgttaaattcattcaataa